In Amycolatopsis endophytica, the following are encoded in one genomic region:
- a CDS encoding aconitate hydratase, with protein sequence MGLPVARKLIEDHLVSGEPVPGREIGLRVDQTLTQDATGTLVMQELEALGLDRARTEVSVQYVDHNLLQADEKNAEDHAFLRSACRRYGLWFSKPGNGVSHPTHMQRFGVPGQTMVGSDSHTCAAGSLGMLAIGVGGLEVAMAIAGQPLYLRMPEIWGVRLTGELPEWVSAKDVILEMLRRHSVKGGLNRIVEYHGPGLASLSAMDRHVIANMGAELGATTTVFPADDAVRGFLRAQGREDDFTELLADPDAVYDVEDEIDLSTVEPLIACPSSPDNVVPVREVAGTEVRQVVIGSSANPGLRDFAIAAAMVRGRQSHDAVSFDVNPTSREILEDLTKMGATLDLVAAGARLHQAGCLGCIGMGQAPAVGHNSLRTFPRNFPGRSGTKEDRVWLCSPETATAAALTGVITDPRELSMGHPAVELPSRATVNSAMLVPPLPPERAGQEELVKGPNISSLPDFPPLPDDIEAPVLLKVGDNISTDEISPAGAQALPFRSNIPKLADFTFTRVDETYPSRARETENGHFVVGGDNYGQGSSREHAAITPRHLGLRAVIAKSFARIHWQNLANFGILALEFTDPADYDRVGQGHVLSLHDLRAQLGEGEEITASDVTAGTDIALRHRLSPRQVDAVLAGGRIPLLARD encoded by the coding sequence ATGGGGTTGCCGGTCGCGCGCAAGCTGATCGAGGACCACCTGGTGTCCGGCGAACCGGTGCCGGGCAGGGAGATCGGCCTGCGGGTCGACCAGACCCTCACCCAGGACGCCACCGGCACGCTGGTGATGCAGGAGCTGGAGGCACTGGGCCTGGACCGGGCACGCACCGAGGTCAGCGTCCAGTACGTCGACCACAACCTGCTGCAGGCCGACGAGAAGAACGCCGAGGACCACGCGTTCCTGCGCTCGGCGTGCCGCCGCTACGGGCTGTGGTTCTCCAAGCCGGGCAACGGGGTTTCGCACCCGACGCACATGCAGCGGTTCGGGGTGCCCGGCCAGACGATGGTCGGATCGGACTCGCACACGTGCGCCGCCGGGTCGCTCGGCATGCTCGCGATCGGGGTCGGCGGGCTGGAGGTCGCGATGGCGATCGCGGGCCAGCCGCTGTACCTGCGGATGCCGGAGATCTGGGGCGTGCGGCTGACCGGTGAGCTGCCGGAGTGGGTGTCGGCCAAGGACGTCATCCTGGAGATGCTGCGCCGCCACAGCGTCAAGGGCGGGCTGAACCGGATCGTGGAGTACCACGGGCCGGGCCTGGCGTCGCTGTCGGCGATGGACCGGCACGTCATCGCCAACATGGGCGCCGAGCTGGGCGCCACGACGACGGTGTTCCCCGCCGACGACGCGGTGCGCGGCTTCCTGCGGGCACAGGGCCGCGAGGACGACTTCACCGAGCTACTCGCCGATCCCGACGCGGTGTACGACGTCGAAGACGAGATCGACCTGTCCACTGTGGAGCCTCTGATCGCGTGTCCGTCCTCACCGGACAACGTGGTGCCGGTGCGCGAGGTGGCCGGGACCGAGGTGCGCCAGGTGGTCATCGGATCGTCGGCGAACCCGGGACTGCGGGACTTCGCCATCGCCGCCGCGATGGTGCGCGGACGGCAGTCCCACGACGCGGTGAGCTTCGACGTCAACCCGACCTCGCGCGAGATCCTCGAAGACCTGACGAAGATGGGCGCGACGCTGGACCTGGTGGCGGCGGGCGCGCGTCTGCACCAGGCCGGGTGCCTGGGGTGCATCGGGATGGGGCAGGCGCCCGCGGTGGGGCACAACTCGCTGCGCACGTTCCCGCGCAACTTCCCCGGCCGCTCCGGCACGAAGGAAGACCGCGTCTGGTTGTGCTCGCCGGAAACCGCGACCGCGGCGGCGCTGACCGGGGTGATCACCGACCCGCGGGAGCTGAGCATGGGCCACCCGGCGGTGGAGCTGCCCTCGCGCGCCACGGTCAACAGCGCGATGCTGGTGCCGCCGCTGCCACCGGAGCGGGCCGGGCAGGAGGAACTGGTCAAGGGCCCGAACATCTCGTCACTGCCGGACTTCCCTCCGCTGCCCGACGACATCGAGGCCCCCGTGCTGCTCAAGGTCGGCGACAACATCTCGACCGACGAGATCTCCCCCGCCGGCGCGCAGGCGCTGCCGTTCCGTTCGAACATCCCGAAGCTGGCCGACTTCACCTTCACGCGGGTCGACGAGACGTACCCGTCTCGGGCGCGCGAGACGGAGAACGGGCATTTCGTGGTCGGCGGCGACAACTACGGGCAGGGCTCCTCCCGCGAGCACGCCGCCATCACGCCGCGGCACCTCGGCCTGCGGGCCGTCATCGCGAAGTCGTTCGCGCGGATCCACTGGCAGAACCTGGCCAACTTCGGGATCCTCGCGCTGGAATTCACCGATCCCGCCGACTACGACCGCGTCGGGCAGGGGCACGTGCTGTCGCTGCACGATCTGCGCGCCCAGCTGGGCGAAGGTGAGGAGATCACGGCTTCGGACGTGACGGCGGGAACCGACATCGCGCTGCGGCACCGGCTCTCGCCCCGGCAGGTGGACGCCGTGCTGGCAGGCGGTCGAATCCCGCTGCTGGCACGCGACTGA
- a CDS encoding helix-turn-helix domain-containing protein, which produces MASDRPASPSVDRALTVLETLVDAGEGLTLTALARTTEIPLATCASIVYTLESRGYARRRVVGRSHFWRATTRLYELAAPLAGETLSTRS; this is translated from the coding sequence ATGGCGTCGGACAGACCGGCTTCCCCCTCGGTCGACCGCGCGCTCACCGTGCTGGAGACCCTCGTCGACGCCGGTGAGGGCCTCACGCTCACGGCTCTGGCCCGCACCACCGAGATCCCGCTCGCCACCTGCGCCTCCATCGTCTACACGCTGGAGAGCCGCGGATACGCCCGCCGCCGCGTCGTGGGCCGCAGCCACTTCTGGCGCGCCACCACCCGGCTCTACGAACTCGCCGCGCCACTGGCGGGCGAGACGCTGTCCACGCGGTCCTGA
- a CDS encoding FAD-dependent monooxygenase, with the protein MRDRRVAVIGNGPVGQTTALLLARWGVPVVLLDGRAERDLVGSKAICQQRDVLDVWEAVGAGRRIAEEGVTWTTARTFHRDRELFAYDMAGAGASAFPPFVNISQARTEEILDECIAATPLIDVRWSHRVSGIDQDSGGVTLTIEGRDPLRADYAVACAGARGDDIRRQLGVGFGGHSFDDRFLICDIRAELPGWAQERRFYFDPAWNPGRQVLIHPCPGSTFRIDWQVPGDYDLDAEETSGALDARIRAIIGNRSYEIVWKSVYRFHSRVADRMRVGRVLLAGDCAHLVSPFGARGLNSGVGDAENAAWKLAFVLHGWAGEELLESYHDERHAAAVENIAVTTATMDFLVPQTADQHRHRLSVLEAAATDPAVRARVDSGRLSEPFWYVDSPLTTADRSRPFAGRPPRGQVPAAGPGIVVPDVPVSVTGSACGRFRELARDGVLLLTTEGVNLEPPGDTSAPVRVLHLPEIDVSGALAGALAARPGEVWVIRPDAYVAAVLTDPAEVPSAVHRALGQPVTERILPGAGT; encoded by the coding sequence ATGAGAGACCGCAGGGTGGCGGTGATCGGCAACGGCCCGGTCGGGCAGACCACCGCGCTGCTGCTCGCCCGGTGGGGCGTGCCGGTGGTGCTGCTGGACGGACGGGCCGAGCGGGACCTGGTCGGTTCCAAGGCGATCTGCCAGCAGCGTGACGTGCTCGACGTGTGGGAGGCCGTCGGCGCCGGACGGCGCATCGCCGAGGAGGGCGTCACCTGGACCACGGCCCGCACGTTCCACCGCGACCGCGAGCTGTTCGCCTACGACATGGCGGGCGCGGGCGCCTCGGCGTTCCCGCCGTTCGTCAACATCTCCCAGGCCCGCACCGAGGAGATCCTGGACGAGTGCATCGCCGCCACACCGCTGATCGACGTGCGCTGGAGCCACCGGGTGTCCGGGATCGACCAGGATTCCGGCGGCGTGACGCTCACGATCGAGGGCCGCGATCCGCTGCGTGCCGACTACGCCGTCGCGTGCGCGGGTGCCCGTGGTGACGACATCCGGCGGCAGCTGGGCGTCGGATTCGGCGGCCACTCCTTCGACGACCGGTTCCTCATCTGCGACATCCGCGCCGAGCTGCCCGGATGGGCGCAGGAGCGGCGGTTCTACTTCGACCCGGCGTGGAATCCGGGCCGCCAGGTGCTGATCCACCCGTGCCCCGGCTCGACGTTCCGCATCGACTGGCAGGTCCCCGGCGACTACGACCTGGACGCCGAGGAGACCAGTGGCGCGCTGGACGCCCGCATTCGCGCGATCATCGGGAACCGGTCCTACGAGATCGTGTGGAAGTCGGTGTACCGCTTCCATTCGCGGGTGGCCGACCGGATGCGGGTCGGCCGGGTGCTGCTCGCCGGAGACTGCGCGCACCTGGTGTCGCCCTTCGGGGCGCGCGGCCTGAACTCCGGGGTTGGTGACGCCGAGAACGCCGCGTGGAAGCTCGCGTTCGTGCTGCACGGCTGGGCGGGCGAGGAGCTGCTGGAGTCCTACCACGACGAGCGGCACGCCGCGGCGGTGGAGAACATCGCGGTCACCACGGCCACGATGGACTTCCTGGTGCCCCAGACGGCCGACCAGCACCGTCACCGGCTCTCGGTGCTGGAGGCCGCGGCGACGGACCCGGCGGTGCGGGCACGGGTGGATTCCGGCCGTCTGTCCGAGCCGTTCTGGTACGTCGATTCACCGCTGACCACGGCCGACCGTTCGCGGCCCTTCGCCGGGCGCCCGCCACGCGGTCAGGTGCCCGCGGCCGGTCCGGGGATCGTGGTGCCCGACGTGCCGGTCTCGGTGACCGGGTCGGCGTGCGGCCGCTTCCGGGAACTGGCCCGGGACGGGGTGCTGCTGCTGACCACCGAAGGGGTGAACCTCGAACCGCCGGGGGACACCAGCGCGCCGGTGCGGGTACTGCACCTGCCGGAGATCGACGTGAGCGGCGCGCTCGCCGGAGCACTCGCGGCCCGGCCGGGCGAGGTGTGGGTGATCCGCCCGGACGCCTACGTGGCGGCGGTGCTCACCGATCCCGCGGAGGTGCCCTCGGCGGTGCACCGGGCGCTCGGGCAGCCGGTCACCGAACGTATCCTGCCGGGTGCCGGAACGTGA
- a CDS encoding glutathione peroxidase, with translation MALADIELRTLAGEPATLGGLGPKALLVVNVASKCGLTPQYAALERLQERYGDKGFSVVGFPCNQFAGQEPGTAEEIATFCSATYGVTFPMFEKIDVNGPDRHPVYTELVGTPDADGESGDVQWNFEKFLVDAEGKVVARFRPRTEPEAPEVVEAIEAALPAA, from the coding sequence ATGGCCCTGGCTGACATCGAGCTGCGCACGCTCGCCGGCGAACCCGCGACACTGGGCGGGCTGGGGCCCAAGGCCCTGCTCGTCGTGAACGTCGCGTCGAAGTGCGGTCTGACGCCGCAGTACGCCGCGCTGGAGCGGCTGCAGGAACGCTACGGCGACAAGGGTTTCTCCGTGGTCGGGTTCCCGTGCAACCAGTTCGCGGGCCAGGAACCGGGTACGGCGGAGGAAATCGCCACGTTCTGCTCGGCCACCTACGGCGTCACGTTCCCGATGTTCGAGAAGATCGACGTCAACGGCCCGGACCGCCACCCGGTCTACACCGAGCTGGTGGGCACCCCGGACGCGGACGGGGAAAGTGGCGACGTGCAGTGGAACTTCGAGAAGTTCCTCGTCGACGCCGAGGGCAAGGTCGTGGCCCGCTTCCGGCCGCGCACCGAGCCGGAGGCGCCGGAGGTCGTCGAGGCGATCGAGGCCGCGCTGCCCGCCGCCTGA
- a CDS encoding MBL fold metallo-hydrolase — translation MAQKSFASSGDLTEKEQTLEVLDDGVYALTAEGDPNVGAIEGEDFLVCFEALATPVAAQDWLATLREHTGKPVRYLVLSHYHAVRVLGASAFDAEVIVAHENTRALVAERGKEDWESEFGRMPRLAKAADSVPGLTWPTLTFSDRLTIDLGGDRGDLVLQYCGRGHTEGDIVAWLPRQKILFAGDLVEAEAALYTGDAFHRDWASSTLDRVKELGAEALIGGRGAVSRGRDAVDAAIEQTRGFLDVMIREVGAVQRAGGTLKDAFERTHAALAPRYGHWPIFEHCLPFDVSRLWDELSGVERPVIWTAQRDREVWDQLQG, via the coding sequence GTGGCCCAGAAGTCGTTCGCCTCGTCCGGCGACCTGACGGAGAAGGAACAGACCCTGGAGGTGCTCGACGACGGCGTCTACGCGCTCACCGCGGAAGGTGACCCGAACGTCGGTGCCATCGAGGGGGAGGACTTCCTCGTCTGCTTCGAGGCGCTGGCCACGCCGGTCGCGGCCCAGGACTGGCTCGCCACACTGCGCGAGCACACCGGCAAGCCGGTCCGGTACCTCGTGCTGTCGCACTACCACGCGGTGCGCGTGCTCGGCGCCTCCGCGTTCGACGCCGAGGTGATCGTCGCGCACGAGAACACCCGCGCGCTGGTCGCCGAGCGCGGCAAGGAGGACTGGGAGAGCGAGTTCGGCCGCATGCCGCGCCTGGCGAAGGCCGCCGACTCGGTGCCCGGCCTGACCTGGCCCACCCTCACCTTCTCCGACCGGCTCACCATCGACCTCGGCGGCGACCGCGGCGACCTCGTCCTGCAGTACTGCGGGCGCGGGCACACCGAGGGCGACATCGTGGCCTGGCTGCCCCGCCAGAAGATCCTCTTCGCCGGTGACCTGGTCGAGGCCGAGGCCGCCCTCTACACCGGCGACGCCTTCCACCGCGACTGGGCATCGTCCACTCTGGACCGCGTCAAGGAGCTGGGCGCGGAGGCTCTGATCGGCGGCCGCGGCGCCGTGAGCCGAGGCCGCGACGCCGTGGACGCCGCGATCGAGCAGACCCGCGGCTTCCTCGACGTGATGATCCGCGAGGTGGGCGCCGTGCAGCGGGCGGGCGGCACCCTCAAGGACGCCTTCGAGCGCACCCACGCCGCGCTGGCGCCGCGGTACGGGCACTGGCCGATCTTCGAGCACTGCCTGCCCTTCGACGTGTCGCGGCTGTGGGACGAGCTGTCCGGCGTCGAGCGCCCGGTGATCTGGACGGCCCAGCGGGACCGCGAGGTCTGGGACCAGCTGCAGGGCTGA
- a CDS encoding Na+/H+ antiporter, translating into MGFAVELTALIVAVLIVTGIAQRLNWSPPLCLVLVGVAASFVPGVPDYHLEPEVVLVGLLPPLLYATAIRTPLFDFRANRVPIAALSVGLVVFTTLVVGWVVWLIVPGIPLAAGFALGAVVAPPDAVAATAVARRVGMPRRIVRILEGESLLNDAAALVGLRTAIAAIAGAVSLGEVGGDFLLAAGGGAVVGLLVGWAANLLRRRLTDPVADTAWSFVIPFVAYLPAEAIHGSGVLAVVVAGVIVGHQMPRMLSGPSRLASRLNWRTIQFLLENVVFLLIGLQVRRIVEEVGDAGLSAWSLALICAGVLAATILTRVLWVFGYGFVSRLRPGVRTPWSYFTVISWAGMRGVVTLAAAFVLPDDTPQRGVLVLAAFVVVAGTLLLHGMTLPGLVRRLRLPPPNPAEDALQEAALLHDMTSAGLAKLEELRGPGDPPEVIDRLRDKQSYRSDSAWENLGRGSALEETPSDAYRRLRAEMLEAERQVLLTARDQGTADDEVLRRVLDGLDIEESLLERPDEEPGMERELDTPEATAGTCEHLETAGAPSGDAEGCVDCLREGTSWVHLRLCLECGHVGCCDSSPRKHATQHFHDTRHPVIRSYEPGENWRWCFVDGIVG; encoded by the coding sequence ATGGGGTTCGCCGTCGAACTGACCGCGCTGATCGTGGCGGTCCTGATCGTCACCGGTATCGCGCAGCGGCTGAACTGGTCGCCACCACTGTGCCTGGTCCTGGTCGGTGTCGCCGCGTCGTTCGTCCCCGGCGTGCCCGACTACCACCTGGAACCCGAGGTCGTCCTGGTCGGGCTGCTGCCGCCGCTGCTGTACGCGACCGCGATCCGCACGCCGCTGTTCGACTTCCGCGCCAACCGGGTGCCGATCGCGGCGCTGTCGGTCGGGCTGGTCGTGTTCACCACGCTCGTCGTGGGCTGGGTCGTCTGGCTCATCGTGCCGGGGATCCCGCTGGCGGCAGGGTTCGCGCTGGGCGCGGTCGTCGCGCCACCGGACGCGGTCGCGGCCACCGCCGTCGCCCGCCGCGTCGGCATGCCCCGCCGGATCGTGCGCATCCTGGAGGGCGAGAGCCTGCTCAACGACGCCGCCGCACTGGTCGGCCTGCGCACCGCCATCGCCGCGATCGCCGGTGCGGTCAGCCTGGGGGAGGTCGGCGGCGACTTCCTGCTCGCCGCGGGCGGGGGAGCGGTCGTCGGCCTGCTGGTCGGGTGGGCCGCGAACCTGCTGCGCCGCCGTCTGACCGATCCGGTGGCCGACACCGCGTGGTCGTTCGTCATCCCGTTCGTGGCCTACCTGCCCGCCGAGGCGATCCACGGTTCCGGGGTGCTGGCGGTCGTCGTGGCCGGGGTGATCGTCGGCCACCAGATGCCGCGCATGCTGTCCGGCCCGTCCCGGCTGGCCAGCAGGCTGAACTGGCGCACCATCCAGTTCCTGCTGGAGAACGTGGTCTTCCTGCTGATCGGGCTGCAGGTGCGGCGCATCGTCGAGGAGGTCGGCGACGCGGGGCTGTCGGCCTGGTCGCTCGCGCTGATCTGCGCCGGGGTGCTGGCCGCGACCATCCTGACGCGCGTGCTGTGGGTGTTCGGGTACGGGTTCGTCAGCCGGCTGCGGCCCGGCGTCCGGACACCGTGGTCCTACTTCACGGTCATCTCGTGGGCCGGGATGCGGGGCGTGGTCACGCTCGCGGCCGCGTTCGTGCTCCCCGACGACACCCCGCAGCGCGGCGTGCTGGTGCTGGCGGCGTTCGTCGTCGTGGCCGGCACGCTGCTGCTGCACGGGATGACACTGCCCGGCCTGGTGCGCAGGCTCCGGCTGCCGCCGCCCAACCCGGCCGAGGACGCGCTGCAGGAGGCGGCGCTGCTGCACGACATGACGTCCGCGGGCCTGGCGAAACTGGAGGAGCTCCGCGGGCCGGGGGACCCACCGGAGGTCATCGACCGGTTGCGGGACAAGCAGTCCTACCGCTCGGACTCGGCGTGGGAGAACCTCGGCCGGGGCAGTGCGCTGGAGGAGACCCCGAGCGACGCGTACCGTCGGCTGCGCGCCGAAATGCTGGAGGCCGAGCGGCAGGTGCTGCTCACGGCGCGGGACCAGGGCACGGCCGACGACGAGGTGCTCCGCCGGGTCCTCGACGGGCTGGACATCGAGGAGTCGCTGCTGGAGCGACCCGACGAGGAGCCGGGCATGGAACGCGAGCTGGACACCCCCGAGGCCACCGCGGGCACGTGCGAGCACCTGGAGACGGCGGGCGCGCCGTCCGGCGACGCCGAGGGCTGCGTCGACTGCCTGCGCGAGGGCACGTCGTGGGTGCACCTGCGGCTGTGCCTGGAGTGCGGGCACGTCGGCTGCTGTGACTCCTCACCGCGCAAGCACGCGACCCAGCACTTCCACGACACCCGGCACCCGGTGATCCGCAGCTACGAGCCGGGCGAGAACTGGCGCTGGTGCTTCGTCGACGGGATCGTCGGCTGA
- a CDS encoding NAD(P)/FAD-dependent oxidoreductase gives MSDPARIVIIGGGYVGATTARQLRKRLTDGEAQLTVIDPRSYMTYQPFLAEAAAGSVEPRHVVVPLREVLPGCKVMAAEATGVDTAAKSVTLEVADGHVEQIGYDVLVVAPGSVSKTLPIPGLAEHGIGFKTLEEAIYLRNHVLSRLDLAASTVDPDLRRKLLTFMFVGGGYAGIEAMAELEDMARHALKDYAIDRSELRWVLVEAADRIMPEVSSSLASYTLDVLAKRGFEIHLGTTLKSCEDCHVVLGDDTEFDADTIVWTAGVKPSPMLADTDLPLHPTGRVCCATTLEVDGAPGAFSAGDAAAVPDVTSKQPGAICAPSAQHASRQAGVLAKNIEAALRGGPLQGYRHSYAGSVASLGLYQGVAQIYGVKLRGWPAWALHRAYHLMTMPTAHRKTRIAADWLISLPFRRQIVATGEQQHPRQQFVRASRA, from the coding sequence GTGAGTGACCCGGCCCGGATCGTGATCATCGGCGGCGGCTACGTCGGCGCCACCACGGCACGGCAGCTGCGCAAGCGGCTCACCGACGGCGAGGCGCAGCTGACCGTGATCGACCCGCGCTCGTACATGACCTACCAGCCGTTCCTCGCCGAGGCCGCGGCCGGATCGGTCGAGCCACGGCACGTGGTCGTGCCACTGCGCGAGGTCCTGCCCGGCTGCAAGGTGATGGCGGCCGAGGCGACCGGCGTGGACACCGCCGCGAAGTCGGTGACGCTGGAAGTGGCCGACGGGCACGTCGAGCAGATCGGCTACGACGTGCTGGTGGTGGCGCCCGGTTCGGTGTCCAAGACGCTGCCCATCCCCGGCCTCGCCGAGCACGGCATCGGGTTCAAGACCCTGGAAGAGGCCATCTACCTGCGCAACCACGTGCTGTCCCGGCTCGACCTGGCGGCCAGCACGGTGGACCCCGACCTGCGGCGCAAGCTGCTGACCTTCATGTTCGTCGGGGGTGGCTACGCCGGCATCGAGGCGATGGCCGAGCTGGAGGACATGGCCCGCCACGCGCTCAAGGACTACGCGATCGACCGCTCCGAGCTGCGCTGGGTGCTGGTCGAGGCAGCCGACCGGATCATGCCGGAGGTCAGCTCCTCGCTGGCGAGCTACACGCTCGACGTGCTCGCCAAGCGCGGTTTCGAGATCCACCTCGGCACCACATTGAAGTCGTGCGAGGACTGCCACGTGGTGCTGGGCGACGACACCGAGTTCGACGCCGACACGATCGTGTGGACCGCGGGCGTCAAACCGAGCCCGATGCTCGCCGACACCGACCTGCCGCTGCACCCCACCGGCCGGGTCTGCTGCGCGACCACGCTGGAGGTCGACGGCGCGCCCGGCGCGTTCTCGGCGGGTGATGCCGCGGCCGTGCCGGACGTGACGAGCAAGCAACCGGGCGCGATCTGCGCGCCGTCGGCCCAGCACGCGTCGCGGCAGGCGGGCGTGCTGGCGAAGAACATCGAGGCGGCCCTGCGCGGCGGGCCGCTGCAGGGATACCGGCACTCCTACGCCGGTTCGGTCGCCAGTCTGGGCCTGTACCAGGGCGTCGCGCAGATCTACGGTGTGAAGCTGCGGGGCTGGCCGGCGTGGGCGCTGCACCGCGCTTACCACCTGATGACGATGCCGACCGCGCACCGCAAGACGCGGATCGCCGCGGACTGGCTGATCTCGCTGCCGTTCCGGCGCCAGATCGTCGCGACCGGCGAGCAGCAGCATCCGCGGCAGCAGTTCGTCCGCGCCAGCCGTGCCTGA
- a CDS encoding LysR family transcriptional regulator has protein sequence MDEVELRQLSYFVAVAEELSFTRASQRLRVVQSAVSTAVRALEREVGAELFDRDSRRVALTAAGEAMLPEARAALAAARAAAQAAAGASGEVRGVVTMGSLLSTGRVDVPRLLGRFSRRHPRAAVRLQYSPTGSAGHVRAVLDGTMDLALASVPGRAPAGLAHEIVSEEDLLLLCAPDHPLAERPVVTLTELAEESFVDFPVGWGNRALVDRAFAGAGLSRSVPLEVSDYATARALVGQGLGVGFVPARAAAGMRGVVAVPVGPESLRWSVSLVHSAVRPLSPAARALLAEVRAELAE, from the coding sequence ATGGATGAGGTGGAATTGCGTCAGCTGTCGTACTTCGTGGCGGTCGCCGAGGAGCTGAGCTTCACGCGAGCGTCCCAACGGTTGCGGGTCGTGCAGTCGGCGGTGTCGACGGCGGTGCGCGCACTGGAGCGGGAGGTCGGGGCGGAGCTGTTCGACCGGGACAGCCGACGGGTCGCGCTGACGGCGGCTGGTGAGGCGATGCTTCCCGAGGCGCGTGCCGCACTGGCCGCGGCGAGAGCGGCGGCGCAGGCCGCGGCCGGGGCGAGTGGCGAGGTGCGGGGTGTGGTCACCATGGGCTCGCTGCTCTCGACCGGCCGGGTCGACGTGCCGCGGCTGCTCGGACGGTTCTCACGCAGGCATCCGCGTGCCGCGGTGCGGTTGCAGTACTCGCCGACGGGCTCGGCCGGGCACGTGCGCGCCGTGCTGGACGGGACCATGGACCTGGCGCTGGCGTCGGTGCCCGGTCGGGCGCCCGCCGGTCTGGCGCACGAGATCGTTTCCGAGGAGGATCTGCTCCTGCTGTGCGCCCCGGACCACCCGCTGGCGGAACGTCCCGTGGTGACGCTCACCGAACTGGCCGAGGAGTCCTTTGTGGATTTCCCGGTGGGGTGGGGCAACCGGGCACTGGTGGACCGGGCGTTCGCGGGGGCGGGGCTGAGCCGGTCGGTGCCGCTGGAGGTCTCCGACTACGCCACCGCGCGGGCGCTCGTCGGCCAGGGACTGGGCGTGGGATTCGTACCGGCCCGCGCCGCGGCGGGGATGCGCGGCGTGGTGGCGGTGCCGGTGGGGCCCGAGTCGTTGCGGTGGTCGGTGTCGCTGGTGCACTCGGCGGTGCGGCCGTTGTCGCCCGCCGCGCGGGCGCTGCTGGCGGAGGTGCGTGCGGAACTGGCGGAGTGA
- a CDS encoding SDR family oxidoreductase, translated as MGTIAVTGATGQLGSRVAALLAERGVAQRLCVRDPARAPEVEGAEIVATSYEDPGFAGALSGVSTLFLVSGHEGPERMDLHRSAVRAAAEAGVDRIVYTSFLGAAPLATFTFAREHAETERLIRESGLRLTALRNTLYADVAPHFVGPDGVLRGPSADGRLAWVARQDVARLAVECLLDDGHANQVYDVTGPEAIDLDETAALLSEVSGRKITYHAETPEEARASRAGAQEWEIDGWVGSYAAIATGEVAVTSHTVEHVTGRRPWTFAEFLAAEPDAWAHLR; from the coding sequence ATGGGCACGATCGCCGTCACGGGAGCCACTGGTCAGCTGGGGTCGCGGGTCGCCGCGCTGCTCGCCGAGCGGGGTGTCGCGCAGCGGTTGTGCGTGCGCGACCCCGCGCGGGCGCCGGAGGTCGAGGGCGCGGAGATCGTCGCCACGAGCTACGAGGACCCCGGGTTCGCCGGGGCGCTGTCCGGCGTCTCGACGCTGTTCCTGGTGTCCGGGCACGAAGGACCCGAGCGGATGGACCTGCACCGCAGCGCCGTGCGGGCCGCCGCGGAGGCCGGGGTCGACCGGATCGTCTACACGTCCTTCCTCGGGGCCGCGCCACTGGCGACGTTCACCTTCGCCCGCGAGCACGCCGAGACCGAACGGCTCATCCGCGAATCCGGGCTGCGGCTCACCGCGCTGCGCAACACCCTCTACGCGGACGTCGCGCCGCACTTCGTCGGACCCGACGGGGTGCTGCGCGGCCCCTCCGCCGACGGGCGGCTCGCCTGGGTGGCGCGGCAGGACGTGGCGCGCCTGGCGGTCGAATGCCTGCTCGACGACGGGCACGCGAACCAGGTCTACGACGTCACCGGCCCGGAGGCGATCGACCTGGACGAGACGGCGGCGCTGCTGAGCGAGGTCAGCGGGCGGAAGATCACCTACCACGCCGAAACGCCGGAGGAGGCGCGCGCCTCGCGGGCGGGCGCGCAGGAGTGGGAGATCGACGGATGGGTCGGCTCGTACGCGGCGATCGCGACGGGCGAGGTGGCGGTCACCAGCCACACCGTCGAGCACGTCACCGGCCGACGGCCGTGGACGTTCGCGGAGTTCCTCGCCGCCGAGCCGGACGCCTGGGCGCACCTGCGGTAG
- a CDS encoding MarR family winged helix-turn-helix transcriptional regulator, producing the protein MTAEPAAPDELDYLTFVDYAIARTTAELPAVDATAMRLGLTLHRLTSALVYDWESTVHRPRGWSWGGFRVLFVLWLAGPLEAKRVAQLSGMSRAAVSALVNTLERDELVSRRQAEHDRRAVLLTLTDAGHEAITSAYEAHNAREQAWANALTKPEQTILIGLLEKLTTSSAALDAKRRF; encoded by the coding sequence ATGACCGCAGAACCGGCCGCCCCCGATGAGCTGGACTACCTGACGTTCGTGGACTACGCGATCGCCAGGACCACGGCGGAACTGCCCGCGGTGGACGCGACGGCGATGCGCCTCGGACTGACGCTGCACCGCCTGACCAGCGCGCTCGTCTACGACTGGGAGTCGACGGTGCACCGCCCGCGCGGCTGGAGCTGGGGCGGATTCCGGGTGCTGTTCGTGCTGTGGCTGGCGGGCCCACTGGAGGCGAAGCGGGTCGCGCAACTGTCCGGCATGAGCCGCGCGGCGGTGTCGGCACTGGTCAACACGCTGGAGCGGGACGAACTGGTGTCACGCAGGCAGGCCGAGCACGACCGCCGCGCCGTGCTGCTGACCCTCACCGACGCCGGCCACGAGGCGATCACCAGCGCCTACGAGGCGCACAACGCCCGCGAGCAGGCGTGGGCCAACGCCCTGACCAAGCCGGAGCAGACGATCCTGATCGGGCTGCTGGAGAAGCTGACCACGAGTTCGGCGGCACTGGACGCGAAGCGCCGGTTCTGA